One segment of Desulfurobacteriaceae bacterium DNA contains the following:
- a CDS encoding DUF2391 family protein, with product MLEREKIEKIEKELEALDKKLSKVAESLENKKQNLKFSDIIQELAGAIILAFPFAANADIWEISKNMTEYHACALLLFMSLGLFVFIRYSNLGNWKVQNIIGFLPLRLITTLLISLTVSAFSLLILGIYPSIIDNLSWFVKTVILVSLFSVIGSIGLDAAK from the coding sequence ATGCTGGAAAGAGAAAAGATAGAGAAGATAGAAAAGGAACTTGAAGCTTTAGACAAGAAGCTTTCAAAAGTTGCAGAAAGTTTAGAGAACAAAAAGCAGAACTTAAAGTTTAGTGATATTATTCAAGAGCTTGCAGGGGCTATTATACTGGCTTTTCCTTTTGCAGCAAATGCCGATATATGGGAAATTTCAAAGAATATGACTGAGTACCACGCTTGTGCTTTACTTCTTTTTATGAGTTTAGGACTTTTTGTTTTTATAAGGTACTCGAATCTTGGGAACTGGAAAGTCCAGAATATTATAGGATTCTTGCCTTTAAGGCTAATTACAACCTTGTTAATTTCCCTTACGGTTTCTGCTTTTTCACTTCTTATTCTTGGGATATACCCTTCCATAATTGACAATCTCTCCTGGTTTGTTAAAACTGTTATACTTGTCTCTCTTTTTTCAGTTATAGGAAGTATTGGACTTGATGCTGCAAAGTAA
- a CDS encoding histidine phosphatase family protein → MGKTDKVRRIFLIRHAKAEKRENWKEDDCKRPLTEKGIKEFREFSKWLAGILPEDLTIISSPCERSLKTAKILAENLGIDVIVDEKLSPDAEPEDYLKVIKKHKGNLALVGHEPDLSLFLNEITCISPNRIAFKKGTVAEIWQKKDKFLFSGFYIPKVILNL, encoded by the coding sequence ATGGGTAAGACAGATAAAGTAAGGAGAATATTCCTAATAAGACACGCAAAAGCAGAAAAAAGGGAAAACTGGAAAGAAGACGACTGTAAAAGACCTCTTACCGAAAAGGGAATAAAAGAGTTTAGAGAATTTTCTAAATGGCTTGCAGGTATATTACCTGAGGATTTAACCATTATTTCGAGTCCTTGTGAAAGATCCTTAAAAACTGCCAAAATCTTGGCAGAAAACTTAGGAATTGATGTAATTGTTGATGAAAAACTTTCTCCAGATGCAGAACCGGAGGATTACTTAAAGGTTATAAAGAAACATAAAGGAAACCTTGCACTTGTTGGACATGAACCCGATTTAAGTCTTTTCCTTAACGAGATTACCTGTATTAGTCCAAATAGAATTGCTTTTAAAAAGGGAACAGTGGCTGAAATTTGGCAAAAAAAGGATAAATTTCTCTTTTCCGGTTTCTATATCCCAAAGGTAATTCTTAACTTGTAG
- the ppk1 gene encoding polyphosphate kinase 1 has protein sequence MENVKNLDNSKLYINRELSWLEFNRRVLEEAEDPTNPLLERLKFIAIFFTNLDEFFMIRVAGLKQMVSANVNRPSFDGLTPKEQLRKITQKTKQLLKDVEVQYKKLISELQEEKIYIHKYSELPKALKKRADKYFEEFVYPILTPLAVDLTHPFPHLPSLSFNIIVEIISDELKFGLIPIPKVLPRFIKLKEKEEHYLYLEDLIINHIRELFPNQEIRGIATFRVTRDADIVIQEDEADDLLEEVEKGLRKRRFGNPVRLEINGGSDFIVNFLKDELEIKDYDVYKLDIPLNLSDLWSLYREIDRPDLKYPPYIPYYPPQFNIEIFNALKNHEFILFHPYESFDPIVELVEEAAEDPNVLAIKQTLYRVEKNSPIVEALSKAAQNGKEVTAVVEIKARFDEESNIVWARRLEEEGVHVIYGIPRLKTHAKLLMIVRKEENGIKRYIHIGTGNYNVETTKVYSDVSYLTSDPEIGEDVSKIFNVLTGYFHPPKLSRIFISPIDLKKKILEMIEEEAESGKDGRIIAKMNSLVDPDVIKALYRASQKGVKIDLIVRGICCLRPGIEGVSENIKVISIVGKYLEHARIFYFKAKGEEKLFISSADWMPRNFHRRVETLVPIENKELKEKLKKILETQLKDTAKVRILLPTGEYVRPTERKFNSQ, from the coding sequence ATGGAGAATGTTAAAAATCTTGATAACTCTAAGCTTTACATAAATCGAGAACTTAGCTGGCTGGAATTTAACAGAAGAGTTTTAGAAGAAGCGGAAGACCCAACCAATCCTCTTTTAGAAAGGTTAAAGTTTATAGCTATTTTCTTTACAAACCTTGATGAGTTTTTCATGATAAGAGTCGCAGGACTAAAGCAGATGGTCTCTGCCAACGTGAATAGACCTTCATTCGACGGTCTTACTCCCAAAGAACAGCTTAGGAAAATAACTCAAAAAACCAAACAACTGCTTAAAGATGTTGAAGTTCAATACAAGAAGTTAATTTCCGAACTCCAAGAGGAAAAGATATACATTCATAAGTATTCTGAACTACCTAAGGCATTAAAAAAAAGGGCTGATAAATATTTTGAGGAGTTCGTCTATCCTATTTTAACACCTCTTGCTGTTGATCTTACTCATCCCTTTCCTCACCTACCGTCTCTTAGCTTCAACATAATAGTTGAAATAATTTCTGATGAACTTAAGTTTGGTTTAATACCTATTCCTAAGGTTTTACCGAGGTTTATAAAATTAAAAGAAAAGGAGGAACATTACCTTTATCTAGAAGATTTGATAATAAACCACATAAGGGAGTTATTTCCTAATCAAGAAATAAGGGGTATAGCAACCTTTAGAGTAACAAGAGATGCTGACATTGTGATTCAAGAGGATGAAGCGGATGACCTTCTTGAGGAAGTAGAGAAAGGACTTAGAAAAAGAAGGTTTGGAAATCCTGTTAGGCTTGAAATAAATGGCGGTTCGGACTTTATAGTTAATTTCCTAAAAGATGAGCTTGAAATAAAGGACTACGACGTTTATAAGTTGGACATTCCTTTAAACCTTTCAGACTTGTGGAGTCTTTATAGGGAAATAGATAGGCCAGATTTAAAGTATCCTCCATATATTCCCTACTACCCTCCTCAATTCAACATAGAAATTTTCAACGCCTTAAAGAATCACGAGTTTATCCTTTTTCATCCTTACGAGTCCTTTGACCCTATAGTTGAGCTTGTTGAGGAAGCAGCAGAAGACCCAAATGTTTTGGCCATAAAGCAGACCCTCTATAGGGTTGAAAAGAATTCTCCAATAGTTGAAGCTCTTAGCAAAGCTGCGCAGAACGGAAAAGAAGTGACGGCCGTTGTTGAGATAAAAGCAAGGTTTGACGAGGAAAGCAACATTGTTTGGGCAAGGAGGTTAGAAGAAGAAGGAGTTCACGTAATTTATGGAATTCCTAGACTTAAAACTCACGCAAAGCTTTTAATGATTGTTAGAAAAGAAGAAAACGGAATAAAAAGGTACATCCACATTGGAACAGGAAACTACAACGTTGAAACTACCAAAGTTTACTCCGACGTCAGTTATCTAACATCCGACCCCGAAATAGGAGAAGATGTATCAAAGATATTTAACGTCCTTACCGGCTACTTTCATCCTCCAAAGCTTAGCAGGATTTTTATATCCCCTATTGACTTAAAGAAGAAAATTCTTGAAATGATTGAAGAAGAAGCCGAAAGTGGTAAGGACGGAAGAATAATTGCAAAGATGAACTCTCTTGTAGATCCAGACGTCATAAAGGCACTTTATAGGGCGTCACAAAAAGGTGTAAAAATTGACCTTATAGTAAGGGGAATTTGTTGTCTTAGGCCCGGTATTGAAGGAGTAAGCGAGAACATTAAAGTTATAAGCATTGTTGGAAAATACCTTGAACACGCAAGGATCTTCTACTTTAAAGCTAAGGGAGAAGAAAAACTCTTTATAAGTAGTGCGGACTGGATGCCTAGAAACTTTCATAGGAGAGTAGAAACTCTCGTTCCGATAGAAAATAAAGAACTTAAAGAGAAACTAAAAAAAATTCTTGAAACTCAATTAAAAGATACGGCTAAAGTGAGAATTTTGCTTCCAACGGGAGAATATGTGAGACCTACAGAAAGAAAATTCAATTCACAGTAG
- a CDS encoding phosphatase: MKKVAVVDIGSNTVKLVIYRVKNKKIEKVYSESVYLRLLNYLEDGDLKEEGILKLELAIKDFKEKVSEFSPDCTIAFATHVLRVAKNKGYVLERISKYFDVEILSGEEEAFFSALGALLDVKVKKGLLFDIGGGSLEICEVIDSKPKFCKSYPLGTLSFREFVRNGYVENEIGIRWKVRDLVNPYDFETYESEILIGVGGSVRPLRKIAGKRKIKRKQLKSIVEKLKTMKHIEVAESFGIPVERARTVLVAAIVVEELMDIFKVRELVISKTGVREGIVFKRVIEDGEC; encoded by the coding sequence GTGAAAAAAGTTGCTGTTGTTGATATTGGTTCGAACACAGTTAAGCTTGTGATATACCGTGTAAAAAATAAAAAAATAGAAAAAGTCTACTCAGAATCTGTTTATCTGAGGCTTCTAAACTATTTAGAAGATGGAGATCTAAAAGAAGAAGGGATTTTAAAGCTTGAATTAGCGATCAAAGATTTTAAAGAGAAAGTAAGTGAGTTTTCTCCTGATTGTACTATAGCTTTTGCAACACATGTTCTTAGAGTCGCCAAAAATAAAGGGTATGTTCTGGAACGAATCAGTAAATATTTTGATGTCGAAATTCTCTCTGGAGAAGAGGAAGCTTTCTTCTCTGCTCTCGGAGCTTTACTTGATGTAAAAGTGAAAAAAGGGCTTCTTTTTGATATTGGAGGGGGTAGCTTAGAAATTTGTGAGGTAATTGATTCAAAACCCAAATTTTGTAAAAGCTATCCGCTGGGAACTTTGTCTTTCAGGGAATTTGTAAGAAATGGTTATGTTGAAAATGAAATAGGTATTAGATGGAAGGTTCGAGATTTAGTTAATCCTTACGATTTTGAAACTTACGAAAGTGAAATACTTATAGGAGTTGGAGGAAGTGTTAGACCTTTAAGAAAAATAGCAGGAAAGAGAAAGATAAAAAGAAAACAGTTAAAAAGTATAGTTGAGAAACTGAAAACAATGAAACATATTGAAGTTGCTGAAAGTTTTGGAATACCTGTTGAAAGAGCCAGAACTGTTCTTGTTGCAGCAATAGTCGTTGAAGAACTAATGGATATATTCAAAGTAAGAGAGCTTGTAATATCCAAAACAGGTGTTCGCGAAGGAATTGTTTTTAAAAGGGTAATAGAAGATGGAGAATGTTAA
- the fbp gene encoding class 1 fructose-bisphosphatase, which yields MAVSFNQYLLEKRKEIPFLDEALVILLNEITSTTKEIAGKVRKAGLLNILGSAGKVNVQGEEVQKLDELANELLLENLKKTGVVSEIASEELKESLKFDCDGYAVSFDPLDGSSNIDVNISIGTIFSIQKGSVKNQGKNILVAGYVIYGPSTMLVISFGKGVVGFTFDTESGNFLLSHSCIKLPEKGKIYSINEANADKWTSEGLRKFVEFLKGEKYTLRYVGSMVADVHRTLFKGGVFIYPADKKNTNGKLRLLYEANPMSFLIEQAGGIGTTGKERILDIVPEDLHQRVPVIVGSRWEVEKCLEFIKEFDS from the coding sequence ATGGCTGTCTCTTTTAACCAATATCTTTTGGAAAAAAGAAAGGAAATTCCTTTCCTAGACGAAGCTCTAGTAATTCTCCTTAATGAAATAACCTCAACCACAAAAGAGATTGCAGGAAAAGTTAGAAAAGCTGGACTTTTAAACATCTTGGGAAGTGCAGGAAAAGTTAACGTTCAAGGTGAGGAAGTTCAAAAGCTCGATGAACTTGCAAATGAACTTCTTCTAGAAAACCTGAAAAAGACAGGTGTGGTATCCGAAATAGCTTCTGAAGAGCTTAAGGAGTCTTTAAAGTTTGATTGTGATGGTTATGCAGTTTCCTTTGATCCTCTTGACGGTTCCTCAAACATAGATGTAAACATTAGCATTGGAACAATCTTTTCCATTCAAAAAGGTTCTGTTAAGAACCAAGGTAAAAATATTTTAGTGGCAGGATACGTTATATACGGACCAAGCACTATGCTTGTAATATCTTTTGGAAAAGGTGTTGTTGGATTTACTTTTGATACTGAGTCTGGAAACTTTCTCCTTTCTCACAGTTGTATAAAGCTTCCAGAAAAGGGAAAGATTTACTCTATTAATGAAGCTAACGCCGATAAGTGGACAAGCGAGGGACTTAGAAAATTTGTAGAATTCTTAAAAGGTGAAAAGTACACACTTAGATATGTAGGTTCTATGGTTGCGGATGTTCACAGAACTCTCTTTAAAGGGGGAGTTTTCATCTACCCCGCAGATAAGAAAAATACAAATGGAAAGTTAAGACTTCTTTACGAAGCCAATCCAATGTCCTTCCTTATAGAACAGGCTGGTGGAATTGGAACTACAGGAAAAGAAAGAATTTTAGATATCGTTCCAGAAGATCTTCATCAGAGAGTACCTGTAATTGTTGGTAGCAGATGGGAAGTTGAAAAGTGTCTTGAGTTTATTAAAGAGTTCGACTCTTAA